One region of Pongo pygmaeus isolate AG05252 chromosome 21, NHGRI_mPonPyg2-v2.0_pri, whole genome shotgun sequence genomic DNA includes:
- the DYNLRB1 gene encoding dynein light chain roadblock-type 1 isoform X8: MMGKGWAAALQPRVLGPWCAMATLLTFPGSSVCGRLCQALYVSCISFASSQLGEAEVEETLKRLQSQKGVQGIIVVNTEALSSAFCNGEN; this comes from the exons ATGATGGGCAAGGGGTGGGCAGCGGCCCTGCAGCCTAGAGTTTTGGGGCCTTGGTGCGCGATGGCAACCTTGCTAACGTTTCCCGGGAGCTCAGTTTGTGGCAGGCTCTGCCAGGCACTTTATGTATCTTGTATTTCCTTCGCCTCCTCCCAGCTCGGTGAG GCAGAGGTGGAGGAGACACTGAAGCGACTGCAGAGCCAGAAGGGAGTGCAGGGAATCATCGTCGTGAACACAGAAG CCCTGTCGTCTGCATTTTGCAATGGAGAAAACTGA